In Kryptolebias marmoratus isolate JLee-2015 linkage group LG20, ASM164957v2, whole genome shotgun sequence, a genomic segment contains:
- the cryz gene encoding quinone oxidoreductase, whose product MSGSRLMRAIRVREFGAPSVLRLCSDVPVPQPGLRQVLIRVHACGVNPVETYIRSGSYARKPSLPYTPGSDVAGVVEAVGEEVTAVKAGDRVFTTATESGGYAEFTVAADDCIHKLPEALDFTQGAAIGIPYFTAYRALVHKARVKAGETVLVHGASGGVGVAACQMSRALGLRVLGTAGTSDGMKLTLSNGAHQVFNHREEGYTNRIMEATEGRGVDVIVEMLSNVNLSRDLQMLAYGGRVTVVGSRGPVEINPRDTMIKESSIIGVALFFATPEEKKECAALLFTGMEAGWLRPVVGSQYPLDRAAQAHHDIIESPGAAGKIVLTV is encoded by the exons atGTCGGGCAGCAGGCTGATGAGAGCCATCAGAGTCAGGGAGTTTGGAGCTCCGTCAGTCCTCAGGCTGTGTTCAGATGTCCCTGTTCCTCAGCCTGGACTCAGACAG GTGTTGATCCGAGTCCATGCCTGCGGCGTGAACCCTGTGGAAACCTACATCCGCTCAGGATCTTACGCCCGGAAGCCGTCTCTGCCGTACACGCCGGGTTCTGACGTGGCCGGAGTGGTGGAGGCCGTCGGAGAGGAGGTCACCGCAGTAAAG GCGGGGGATCGTGTGTTCACCACAGCCACAGAGTCTGGAGGTTACGCAGAGTTCACTGTCGCTGCTGACGACTGCATCCACAAGCTGCCCGAGGCCTTGGACTTCACACAGGGTGCAGCCATCGGCATACCGTACTTCACCGCCTACAGAGCTCTGGTTCACAA AGCTCGGGTCAAAGCTGGAGAGACCGTCCTCGTTCACGGAGCGAGTGGAGGG GTGGGTGTGGCGGCGTGCCAGATGTCCCGCGCTCTGGGTCTGAGGGTTTTGGGGACAGCAGGGACGTCGGACGGGATGAAGCTGACTCTGAGTAATGGAGCTCACCAGGTCTTTAATCACAGAGAGGAGGGATACACCAACAGAATCATG GAGGCCACAGAGGGCAGAGGTGTAGATGTGATCGTGGAGATGCTGTCCAACGTCAACCTCAGCAGAGACCTCCAGATGTTGGCCTACGGAGGACGAGTCACA gttgttGGCTCCAGAGGCCCTGTAGAGATCAATCCCAGGGACACCATGATCAAAGAGAGCAGCATCATAGGGGTGGCCCTTTTCTTCGCAACGCCG gaggagaagaaggagtgCGCGGCGCTGCTCTTCACGGGGATGGAGGCCGGCTGGCTGCGTCCGGTTGTCGGCTCCCAGTATCCACTGGACCGGGCTGC
- the dars2 gene encoding aspartate--tRNA ligase, mitochondrial produces MATKSRVLLQRVLTGLRAHRVLHHRTSGERDLWKTQLRHVSCSNRPASASTGLSSLSFRSHTCGELRPDHVGEKVTLCGWVQYLRQDLFVILRDFSGLTQVLIPQEESASSLKAVLCDLTVESVVKVTGTVRKRPAGQENKGMPTGDIEVLAEDVDVFNVCRKLPFEIKDFVKKSESLRMQYRYLDLRSFQMQKNLRMRSQLVMKMREYLCNVHGFVDVETPTLFKRTPGGAKEFVVPSREAGLFYSLPQSPQQFKQLLMVAGVDRYFQVARCYRDEGSKPDRQPEFTQVDIEMSFVDQAGVMSLVEGLLQHSWPAEKGPLQVPFQTMTYNEAMRDYGVDKPDTRFNMKLVDLGEVFSATQIEFLRSALSRPGGSVQAICVPSGAKLLSGKDLDELKQTAKTQYGQELSVVLVREDGTVKSALKKLLSVSETEDLLRRTEATPGDLLLVAAGPVHTVRPLLGSLRLQSAQLLESRGVSLRDPSAFRFLWVVDFPLFLPKEDNPEELESAHHPFTAPRPEDTELLLTEPHRVRGQHYDLVLNGCEIGGGSIRIHKASEQLYVLKNILKEDSGLLSHLFEALDSGAPPHGGIALGLDRLVSIMVGAPSIRDVIAFPKSLRGHDLMSHAPDLVSEEELKPYHISVRWPTQRGGGGGGGEGK; encoded by the exons atggcaacaaaaagcAGAGTGTTGCTGCAGAGGGTTCTGACTGGGCTCAGGGCTCACAGGGTTTTGCACCATCGAACCTCAGGTGAAAGAGACCTGTGGAAAACTCAGCTGAGACATGTGAGCTGCTCAAACAGGCCTGCTTCTGCCTCCACAG GTCTCAGCAGTTTGTCGTTCAGGAGTCACACCTGTGGGGAGCTGAGACCGGATCATGTTGGGGAGAAGGTCACACTGTGTGGTTGGGTCCAGTACCTCAG GCAAGACCTGTTTGTCATCCTGCGAGATTTTAGTGGTTTGACCCAAGTTTTAATTCCTCAAGaagaa tctGCGAGCAGCTTGAAAGCGGTGCTGTGTGATCTGACGGTCGAGTCGGTCGTCAAGGTTACGGGAACAGTCCGAAAACGGCCGGCTGGACAGGAGAACAag GGGATGCCAACAGGAGACATCGAGGTCCTGGCTGAGGACGTAGACGTTTTCAACGTGTGCCGAAAGCTGCCCTTTGAGATTAAGGACTTTGTCAAA AAGTCCGAGTCTCTGCGGATGCAGTATCGTTACCTGGACCTGAGGTCGTTTCAGATGCAGAAGAACCTCAGAATGAGGTCTCAGctggtgatgaagatgagagAATATCTCTGTAATGTGCACG GATTCGTGGATGTGGAAACGCCTACTCTGTTCAAAAGAACTCCAGGG GGGGCCAAAGAGTTCGTGGTTCCCTCCAGAGAGGCAGGCCTGTTTTACTCTCTGCCTCAGAGTCCGCAGCAGTTTAAGCAGCTCCTGATGGTGGCTGGGGTGGACCG gtaCTTCCAGGTGGCTCGGTGCTACAGAGACGAAGGCTCCAAGCCGGACAGGCAGCCGGAGTTCACACAA GTGGACATAGAGATGTCCTTCGTGGACCAGGCAGGCGTCATGTCTCTGGTGGAGGGTTTGCTGCAGCACTCGTGGCCTGCAGAGAAAGGCCCCCTTCAGGTCCCTTTCCAGACTATGACGTATAACGAAGCCATGAGGGACTATGGCGTGGACAAACCTGACACCAGATTCAACATGAAG CTGGTGGACCTCGGTGAGGTTTTCTCCGCCACACAGATCGAATTCCTCCGATCAGCTCTGAGCCGACCCGGAGGTTCTGTTCAGGCCATCTGTGTCCCAAGTGGAGCG AAACTTCTGAGTGGGAAAGATCTGGACGAACTGAAGCAAACAGCCAAGACTCAGTACGGACAG GAGCTGAGCGTGGTGCTGGTCAGGGAGGACGGGACAGTAAAGTCTGCCCTGAAGaagctgctgtctgtctctgaaacagaagacctgctgaggaggacTGAAGCCACTCCAGGAGACCTGCTGCTGGTGGCAGCTGGACCCGTCCACACTGTG CGCCCGCTGCTCGGTAGTCTTCGTCTCCAGTCTGCTCAGCTCCTCGAGTCTCGTGGCGTTTCGCTCCGCGACCCGTCCGCCTTCCGCTTCCTGTGGGTCGTGGACTTCCCTCTCTTCTTACCCAAAGAAGACAATCCGGAGGAGCTGGAGTCGGCGCATCATCCGTTCACCGCTCCACGACCAGAGGACACGGAGTTACTCCTCACCGAGCCGCACAGG GTTCGTGGGCAGCACTATGACCTGGTGTTGAACGGCTGTGAGATCGGAGGAGGCTCCATCCGGATCCACAAGGCCTCAGAGCAGCTTTACGTCCTGAAGAACATCCTCAAG GAGGACTCTGGTCTCCTGTCCCACCTCTTTGAGGCTCTTGACTCAGGAGCGCCACCTCATGGAGGCATTGCTCTGG GTTTGGATCGTCTCGTCTCCATTATGGTCGGCGCTCCCAGCATCCGTGACGTCATCGCCTTCCCCAAGTCGCTCCGTGGTCACGACCTCATGAGCCACGCCCCCGACTTGGTCTCCGAGGAGGAGCTGAAGCCCTATCATATTTCTGTCAGATGGCCAAcacagcgaggaggaggaggaggaggaggagaggggaagTGA